One stretch of Castor canadensis chromosome 12, mCasCan1.hap1v2, whole genome shotgun sequence DNA includes these proteins:
- the C1d gene encoding nuclear nucleic acid-binding protein C1D: MANEDINEDYPVEIHEYLSTFENSIGAVDEMLKTMMSVSRNELLQKLDPLEQAKVDLVSAYTLNSMFWVYLATQGVNPKEHPVKQELERIRVYMNRVKEITDKKKAAKLDRGAASRFVKNALWEPKPKKASKVANKGKSKN, translated from the exons ATGGCAAATGAAGACATTAATGAAGATTATCCAGTAGAAATTCATGAGTATTTATCTACATTTGAGAACTCCATTGGTGCTGTGGATGAGATGCTGAAGACCATGATGTCTGTTTCTAGAAATGAGTTGTTACAGAAg ttggACCCACTTGAACAAGCAAAAGTGGATTTAGTTTCTGCATACACCTTAAATTCAATGTTTTGGG TTTATTTGGCAACTCAAGGAGTTAATCCTAAGGAACATCCAGTAAAGCAAGAATTG GAAAGAATCAGAGTATACATGAACAGAGTCAAAGAAATAACAGACAAGAAAAAGGCTGCCAAGCTGGACAGAGGTGCAGCTTCAAGATTTGTAAAAAATGCCCTCTGGGAACCAAAACCTAAAAAGGCATCGAAAGTTGctaataaaggaaaaagtaaaaattaa